A region of Paenimyroides aestuarii DNA encodes the following proteins:
- a CDS encoding translation initiation factor, whose amino-acid sequence MAKKISSLEDLGGFVFSTNKDFDFEQNSENEETLAPNKQLLEAHLDKKNRGGKVATVIKGFVGSTDDLKVLAKELKTLCGVGGSAKDGEIIIQGNFRDKIIDYLKNEGYKVKRVGG is encoded by the coding sequence ATGGCAAAAAAAATATCGAGTTTAGAAGATTTAGGTGGATTTGTTTTTTCAACCAATAAAGATTTCGATTTTGAACAAAATTCTGAAAATGAAGAAACATTAGCACCCAACAAACAATTATTAGAAGCGCATTTAGACAAGAAAAACCGCGGTGGAAAAGTAGCAACTGTTATAAAAGGTTTTGTAGGATCTACTGATGATTTAAAGGTTTTAGCTAAAGAATTAAAAACCTTGTGTGGTGTGGGTGGAAGTGCAAAAGATGGTGAAATTATTATTCAAGGAAATTTTCGGGATAAAATAATAGATTATCTTAAAAATGAGGGATATAAAGTAAAACGAGTGGGAGGTTGA
- a CDS encoding nucleoside phosphorylase, translating to MQKIKDSELILNPDGSVYHLNLKPQDIANDIIFVGDQDRVASITKYFDSIEFSTQKREFKTETGIYKGKRITVISTGIGPDNIDIVLNELDALVNIDFATKTVKPNLTSLNIVRVGTSGSLQTAIPVDSLLMSAFAIGTDNMLRSYELQNIQNQSIEKAFVNHTNWDLSKGLPYVISADNDLLKKFQSDRIFEGITITAPGFYGAQGRILRLPLQDAFLNDKIDSFAYKGLKATNLEMETAAIYGLAKLLGHRALSLNAIVANRKNGTFSADPYKTIDALICFTLDRILA from the coding sequence ATGCAAAAGATAAAAGATTCAGAACTTATTTTAAATCCGGATGGCAGCGTTTATCATTTGAATTTAAAACCCCAAGACATTGCCAATGATATTATTTTTGTTGGCGATCAAGATCGGGTAGCATCCATAACAAAATATTTTGATTCGATTGAATTTTCTACACAAAAGCGCGAATTCAAAACCGAAACCGGAATTTATAAAGGCAAGCGGATAACCGTGATTTCAACTGGAATTGGTCCTGATAATATCGATATTGTGCTGAATGAATTAGACGCTTTGGTAAATATCGATTTCGCCACAAAAACAGTAAAACCAAATTTAACCAGTTTAAATATTGTTCGCGTGGGAACTTCAGGTTCCTTGCAAACAGCAATACCTGTTGATTCATTGTTAATGTCGGCATTTGCTATTGGTACAGACAATATGTTGCGCAGTTATGAGCTACAAAATATTCAAAATCAATCCATAGAAAAAGCGTTTGTAAACCACACCAATTGGGATCTTTCTAAAGGTTTGCCTTATGTTATTTCTGCTGATAATGATTTATTGAAGAAATTTCAATCTGATAGAATTTTTGAAGGAATTACCATAACAGCCCCCGGATTTTATGGTGCACAAGGCAGAATTTTACGATTACCCTTGCAAGATGCATTTTTGAATGATAAAATAGATTCGTTTGCTTATAAAGGATTAAAAGCCACCAATTTAGAAATGGAAACCGCTGCAATTTATGGATTAGCAAAACTTTTAGGACACAGAGCATTGTCGTTAAATGCGATTGTTGCCAATCGTAAAAACGGAACTTTTAGCGCTGATCCTTATAAAACGATTGATGCATTGATTTGTTTTACATTAGATCGAATACTCGCATAA